Proteins from one Enterobacter bugandensis genomic window:
- the fdnG gene encoding formate dehydrogenase-N subunit alpha — MDVSRRQFFKICAGGMAGTTAAMLGFAPKMALAQARNYKLLRAKEIRNTCTYCSVGCGLLMYSLGDGAKNAREAIYHIEGDPDHPVSRGALCPKGAGLLDYVHSENRLRYPEYRAPGSDKWQRISWDEAFSRIAKLMKADRDANFIEKNEQGVTVNRWLSTGMLCASAASNETGMLTQKFVRSLGMLAVDNQARVUHGPTVASLAPTFGRGAMTNHWVDIKNANVVVVMGGNAAEAHPVGFRWAMEAKNNNDATLIVVDPRFTRTASVADIYAPIRSGTDITFLSGVLLYLIENNKINAEYVKHYTNASLLVRDDFAFEDGLFSGYDAEKRQYDKSSWNYQFDENGYAKRDDTLTDPRCVWNLLKQHVSRYTPDVVENICGTPKADFLKVCEVLASTSAADRTTTFLYALGWTQHTVGAQNIRTMAMIQLLLGNMGMAGGGVNALRGHSNIQGLTDLGLLSTSLPGYLTLPSEKQASLQAYLEANTPKATLPDQVNYWSNYPKFYVSLMKSFYGDAAQKENDWGFEWLPKWDQAYDVIKYFNMMDKGDVTGYICQGFNPVASFPDKNKVVRSLSKLKYMVVIDPLVTETSTFWQNHGESNDVDPASIQTEVFRLPSTCFAEEDGSIANSGRWLQWHWKGQDAPGEARNDGEILAGIYHRLREMYRTEGGKGAEPLLKMSWHYKQPDRPESEEVAKENNGVALADLYDANGSLVAKKGQLLNSFALLRDDGTTASSCWIYTGSWTEQGNQMANRDNADPSGLGNTLGWAWAWPLNRRVLYNRASADVNGKPWDPKRMLIQWNGAKWTGNDIPDYNTAAPGSNTGPFIMQPEGLGRLFALNKLAEGPFPEHYEPMETPLGTNPLHPNVVSSPVVRIYEEDVLRLGKKDKFPYVGTTYRLTEHFHTWTKHARLNAIAQPEQFVEISETLAKAKGIANGDRVKVSSKRGFIRAVAVVTRRLQSLNVHGQQVETVGIPLHWGFEGVAQKGYIANTLTPNVGDSNSQTPEYKAFLVNIEKA; from the coding sequence ATGGACGTCAGCCGCAGACAATTTTTCAAAATCTGCGCGGGCGGTATGGCCGGAACCACAGCCGCAATGCTGGGATTTGCTCCCAAAATGGCGCTGGCTCAGGCACGCAACTATAAGCTGCTGCGTGCGAAAGAGATCCGTAACACCTGCACATACTGCTCCGTGGGTTGTGGGCTATTGATGTATAGCCTGGGCGATGGCGCGAAGAACGCCAGAGAAGCGATTTACCATATTGAAGGGGATCCGGATCATCCGGTGAGCCGTGGGGCGCTGTGCCCGAAAGGGGCGGGACTGCTGGACTATGTCCACAGCGAAAACCGCCTCCGCTACCCGGAATACCGCGCGCCGGGCTCCGACAAATGGCAGCGTATCTCCTGGGATGAGGCGTTCTCCCGTATTGCAAAACTGATGAAAGCTGACCGTGACGCCAACTTTATTGAAAAGAACGAGCAGGGCGTGACGGTCAACCGCTGGCTCTCTACCGGGATGCTGTGTGCATCTGCGGCAAGCAATGAAACCGGCATGCTGACGCAAAAATTTGTGCGCTCTCTCGGCATGCTGGCGGTAGACAACCAGGCGCGCGTCTGACACGGACCAACGGTAGCAAGTCTTGCTCCAACATTTGGTCGCGGTGCGATGACCAACCACTGGGTTGATATTAAAAACGCAAACGTCGTGGTGGTGATGGGCGGTAACGCCGCTGAAGCCCATCCGGTGGGATTCCGCTGGGCGATGGAAGCGAAAAACAACAACGATGCGACGCTTATCGTCGTCGATCCGCGCTTTACGCGTACGGCATCGGTGGCCGATATCTATGCGCCGATCCGCTCCGGTACGGACATTACGTTCCTTTCCGGCGTGCTGCTGTACCTGATTGAAAACAACAAAATCAACGCGGAATACGTTAAGCACTACACCAACGCCAGCCTGTTGGTGCGGGATGATTTCGCCTTTGAAGATGGCCTGTTCAGCGGCTATGACGCGGAAAAACGTCAGTACGATAAATCGTCCTGGAACTACCAGTTCGACGAAAACGGCTACGCGAAACGCGACGACACCCTGACCGATCCGCGCTGCGTGTGGAATTTGCTGAAGCAGCACGTTTCCCGCTACACGCCGGACGTTGTTGAAAACATCTGCGGAACGCCAAAAGCCGATTTCCTGAAGGTGTGTGAAGTGCTGGCTTCCACCAGCGCCGCTGACAGAACCACCACGTTCCTGTATGCGCTGGGCTGGACACAGCACACCGTTGGGGCGCAGAACATCCGCACCATGGCAATGATCCAGCTGCTGCTCGGCAACATGGGCATGGCCGGCGGCGGCGTGAACGCTCTTCGAGGCCACTCTAACATTCAGGGCTTAACCGATCTCGGTCTGCTCTCCACCAGCCTGCCGGGCTACCTGACGCTGCCGTCGGAAAAGCAGGCCAGTCTGCAAGCGTATCTTGAAGCTAATACGCCAAAAGCAACGCTGCCGGACCAGGTGAACTACTGGAGCAACTATCCGAAGTTCTACGTCAGCCTGATGAAATCCTTCTACGGCGACGCGGCGCAGAAGGAGAACGACTGGGGCTTTGAGTGGCTGCCCAAGTGGGACCAGGCTTACGACGTCATTAAGTATTTCAACATGATGGATAAGGGCGACGTCACCGGTTATATCTGCCAGGGCTTTAACCCGGTGGCGTCATTCCCGGATAAAAACAAAGTCGTGCGCAGCCTGAGCAAGCTGAAGTACATGGTGGTTATCGATCCGCTGGTGACCGAGACCTCCACCTTCTGGCAGAACCACGGGGAATCTAACGATGTCGATCCGGCGTCGATTCAGACCGAAGTGTTCCGCCTGCCGTCCACCTGCTTTGCAGAAGAAGACGGCTCTATTGCCAACTCCGGCCGCTGGCTGCAGTGGCACTGGAAAGGGCAGGACGCACCGGGCGAAGCGCGTAACGACGGCGAAATCCTGGCCGGCATTTATCATCGTCTGCGCGAAATGTACCGCACCGAAGGCGGCAAAGGCGCTGAGCCGCTGCTGAAGATGAGCTGGCACTACAAGCAGCCGGATCGTCCTGAGTCTGAGGAAGTCGCGAAAGAGAACAACGGCGTGGCGCTGGCGGATCTCTACGACGCCAACGGTAGCCTGGTGGCGAAGAAAGGCCAGCTGCTGAACAGCTTTGCGCTGCTGCGTGACGACGGTACCACGGCATCGTCCTGCTGGATCTACACCGGCAGCTGGACGGAGCAGGGTAACCAGATGGCGAACCGCGATAACGCTGACCCGTCAGGCCTGGGCAACACGCTGGGCTGGGCATGGGCGTGGCCGCTGAACCGTCGCGTGCTGTACAACCGCGCGTCCGCCGACGTGAACGGTAAGCCGTGGGATCCGAAACGGATGCTGATCCAGTGGAACGGGGCGAAGTGGACGGGGAACGACATTCCGGACTACAACACCGCCGCGCCGGGCAGCAACACCGGGCCATTCATCATGCAGCCGGAAGGGCTGGGGCGCCTGTTCGCCCTCAACAAGCTGGCAGAAGGGCCGTTCCCGGAACACTACGAGCCGATGGAAACGCCGCTGGGGACCAACCCGCTGCACCCGAACGTGGTCTCAAGCCCGGTGGTGCGCATCTACGAAGAGGACGTGCTGCGCTTAGGCAAAAAGGACAAATTCCCGTACGTGGGGACGACCTACCGCCTGACCGAGCATTTCCATACCTGGACCAAGCACGCGCGGCTTAACGCCATCGCGCAGCCGGAACAGTTTGTGGAGATAAGCGAAACGCTGGCGAAGGCGAAAGGCATTGCCAACGGCGATCGCGTCAAGGTGAGCAGCAAGCGCGGCTTTATTCGCGCCGTGGCGGTGGTGACCCGTCGTTTGCAAAGTCTGAACGTGCACGGCCAGCAGGTGGAAACCGTCGGTATTCCGCTGCACTGGGGCTTTGAAGGGGTGGCGCAGAAAGGTTATATCGCCAATACCCTGACGCCAAACGTCGGCGATTCCAACTCGCAAACGCCGGAGTACAAAGCGTTTCTGGTCAACATCGAGAAAGCGTAA
- the yddG gene encoding aromatic amino acid DMT transporter YddG, which produces MDRKRATLTGLAAILLWSTMVGLIRSVSEGLGPVGGAAMIYTLSGLLCLVTVGFPDIKRFSPGYLIAGSVLFVSYEICLALSLGYAATRAQAIEVGMVNYLWPSLTIVFAILFNGQKSTLWVVPGLAIALLGVCWVLGGEQGLHIDEIIRNVVSNPLSYTLAFAGAFIWAAYCTVTAKFAKGQNGITLFVLLTALSLWVKYTISDQPEMVFSFPVIVKLVMCGIALGFGYAAWNIGILHGNVTVLAAVSYFTPVLSAALAAVLLSSPLSFSFWQGALMVCAGSLLCWYATRK; this is translated from the coding sequence ATGGACAGAAAGAGAGCAACGCTCACGGGACTGGCGGCGATACTGCTATGGAGCACAATGGTGGGCCTGATTCGCAGCGTAAGCGAGGGGCTGGGGCCCGTCGGCGGCGCGGCGATGATTTACACCCTCAGTGGGTTATTGTGCCTGGTAACGGTAGGATTTCCTGATATTAAACGTTTTTCACCCGGGTATCTTATTGCAGGCAGCGTACTGTTTGTCAGTTATGAAATTTGTCTGGCGCTGTCGTTAGGCTATGCCGCCACGCGAGCGCAGGCCATAGAAGTCGGTATGGTTAATTATCTCTGGCCGAGCCTGACGATCGTCTTTGCTATTTTATTCAACGGACAGAAATCAACGCTGTGGGTCGTCCCCGGTTTAGCTATCGCTCTGCTCGGCGTGTGTTGGGTATTAGGAGGTGAGCAAGGATTACACATTGATGAAATAATCCGCAATGTCGTCTCTAATCCCCTTAGCTATACGCTTGCTTTTGCCGGAGCATTTATCTGGGCCGCCTACTGCACCGTAACCGCCAAATTTGCCAAAGGGCAAAACGGTATTACCCTCTTTGTTTTGCTCACTGCGCTGAGCCTGTGGGTGAAATATACCATTAGCGATCAGCCAGAAATGGTGTTCAGCTTTCCGGTTATCGTGAAGCTCGTTATGTGCGGCATTGCGCTTGGGTTTGGCTATGCGGCATGGAATATTGGCATTCTGCACGGTAACGTCACGGTGCTGGCTGCCGTATCCTATTTTACTCCCGTGCTCTCCGCCGCGCTTGCAGCCGTGCTGCTAAGCTCGCCCCTCTCTTTTTCGTTCTGGCAGGGCGCGCTGATGGTCTGCGCCGGGTCATTGCTCTGCTGGTACGCTACACGAAAATAG
- a CDS encoding porin OmpC, producing the protein MKLKLVAVAVTSMLAAGVVNAAEIYNKDGNKLDLYGKVTGLHYFSDDAGADGDKTYMRIGFKGETQVNDQLSGYGQWEYQIQGNKDEGDNQSWTRVAFAGLKFAEAGSFDYGRNYGVIYDVTSWTDVLPEFGGDTYGADNFLQSRANGVATYRNQDFFGLVDGLNFALQYQGKNGSVSGENTSGRSLLNQNGDGYGASLTYDLGEGFSVGGAMSSSRRTADQNAAGVYGEGDRAEVYSGGVKYDANNVYLAAQYSQTYNATRFGTSNGNRSDIYGFANKAQNFEVVAQYQFDFGLRPSIAYLQSKGKDIENFGDQDLVKYIDVGTTYYFNKNMSTYVDYKINLLDDNQFTRQAGIGTDNIVALGLTYQF; encoded by the coding sequence ATGAAACTTAAATTAGTTGCAGTGGCAGTCACTTCCATGTTGGCAGCAGGCGTTGTAAACGCAGCTGAGATTTATAACAAAGACGGTAACAAGCTGGATCTGTACGGTAAAGTGACAGGTCTGCACTATTTCTCTGATGACGCAGGCGCAGACGGCGATAAAACCTACATGCGTATCGGCTTCAAGGGTGAAACCCAGGTTAACGACCAGCTGTCCGGTTACGGCCAGTGGGAATACCAGATTCAGGGTAACAAGGACGAAGGCGACAACCAGTCCTGGACCCGTGTGGCCTTCGCAGGTCTGAAGTTCGCTGAAGCCGGTTCATTCGATTACGGTCGTAACTACGGCGTGATTTACGACGTGACCTCCTGGACCGACGTTCTGCCAGAATTCGGCGGTGACACCTACGGTGCCGACAACTTCCTGCAGTCTCGTGCAAACGGCGTGGCAACTTACCGTAACCAGGACTTCTTCGGTCTGGTTGACGGCCTGAACTTTGCCCTGCAGTACCAGGGTAAAAACGGCAGCGTAAGCGGTGAAAACACCAGCGGCCGCAGCCTGCTGAACCAGAACGGCGACGGCTACGGCGCGTCCCTGACTTACGATCTGGGTGAAGGCTTCAGCGTCGGTGGTGCAATGTCTTCCTCTCGCCGTACCGCTGACCAGAATGCGGCTGGCGTATACGGTGAAGGCGACCGCGCTGAAGTGTACAGCGGCGGCGTGAAGTACGACGCGAACAACGTTTACCTCGCGGCGCAGTACTCTCAGACCTATAACGCAACCCGTTTCGGCACCTCTAACGGTAACCGCAGCGACATCTACGGCTTTGCAAACAAGGCGCAAAACTTCGAAGTTGTGGCTCAGTATCAGTTCGACTTTGGCCTGCGTCCATCCATCGCCTACCTGCAGTCTAAAGGTAAAGACATCGAGAACTTCGGCGACCAGGATCTGGTTAAATACATTGATGTCGGCACCACCTACTATTTTAACAAAAACATGTCCACCTACGTGGATTACAAAATCAACCTGCTGGACGACAACCAGTTCACTCGCCAGGCAGGTATCGGTACCGACAACATCGTTGCGCTGGGTCTGACCTACCAGTTCTAA